AATTTCTCCCTGCTTCTCCAACTATTTCCTGTTGGAAATAACTATACATGTTGCTCCAGCTGAGTTATACTTTTTGCTTTATAGACAGGATGAAGACACTTAATTGCTACGTGCTGCTCCTTTGCTGGAAAGCAATTTGCTGTAACAGCTGCCAGCTCACCAATATCACCATCGCCGTGGAAAGAGAAGAATGTGAATTCTGTATTACAGTGAATGCCACGTGGTGCTCAGGATACTGCTTCACCAGGGTGAGACTCTTCATTTCAGGCACCAGAATTGAATATCTCAAGTGATGGATGGATACCCCATTCCTGCAGTCTGTAGCAAAGACAGACAGGATGAGACAGGCTGAATAGCTGGGTAACACAAGAGTAGATACACAGCCAATCTGAAGCACAGACAGAAGGGTGAAATATCATCATAAAATTCAGTTAATTAACTGGCTGCATATATTATGTTCATAGGGTATAACCACAGTTAGAAGAATTACAATCAGGATCTCTGCTTTGTGCTCAATTTGTGTCAGCAAGCAGATACAATAAAACAGCCATTCCTATGTAGACTCCTCTGctctttcaaataatttaaagacTCAAGTAATTGACCTGAAAGATTGTCTGGTGATGGGATGACACAAATTTGTTGTTTCAGTCCTCCTGAAAGGGGAAATTTAAAGATCTAAATGAAATTAGATGAGTCAGACCCAAATGCTTTTGATCTCAGTgggattttcccattttataaaaattttgaaaCCTAGCCcatatgaaattttaaaacagttatTTCCTTCTAATTTCAGGATCCAGTATATAAATATCCTCCAGTATCAACTGCTCAGCAGACCTGTACCTTCAAGGAGGTTGTGTATGAAACAGTGAAGATCCCTGGCTGTGGTGACCACCCTGAATCTTTCTACTCATACCCAGTAG
This region of Motacilla alba alba isolate MOTALB_02 chromosome 5, Motacilla_alba_V1.0_pri, whole genome shotgun sequence genomic DNA includes:
- the FSHB gene encoding follitropin subunit beta — its product is MKTLNCYVLLLCWKAICCNSCQLTNITIAVEREECEFCITVNATWCSGYCFTRDPVYKYPPVSTAQQTCTFKEVVYETVKIPGCGDHPESFYSYPVATECHCDTCDTDTTDCTVRGLGPSYCSFSHNGSNQ